From a region of the Oryza sativa Japonica Group chromosome 6, ASM3414082v1 genome:
- the LOC4340416 gene encoding uncharacterized protein: MSRVIRNIIVVAMGAGALGGPDALRLLLAFAGKSPLVDILIAVFVIAAVTAPALGTMLLARFFRKPRAVPGAARAGRGAAGAAVADDPFAQMTLVVSLAVAFLVSASLLVLPLFQSGHLVPLAFAGVALVVGACASRVRGVLLPNAHGGAGAGATPAATATERGIKPTLSVSLAAICLVLVAPWRLAVGILDAPSQRLLAPLATVPVVGVAAATVVGTTILVLRFRKAKHAAATPDAATTPATERSHKMVMVTALAVAFFLAVPLVVVVDACPRRVFGCAC, encoded by the coding sequence ATGTCTCGAGTTATTCGGAACATCATCGTCGTGGCCATGGGCGCGGGCGCTCTGGGCGGACCAGACGCGCTGCGTCTCCTGCTTGCCTTCGCCGGGAAGAGCCCCCTCGTCGACATCCTCATCGCCGTCTTCGTCATCGCCGCGGTCACCGCGCCCGCCCTCGGCACCATGCTTCTCGCGCGCTTCTTCCGCAAACCGCGCGCTGTGCCCGGCGCGGCCCGTGCCGGGCGCGGCGCAGCGGGTGCGGCGGTCGCTGATGACCCGTTCGCGCAGATGACGCTGGTGGTTTCCCTGGCCGTCGCGTTCCTCGTCTCCGCGTCCCTGCTCGTCCTGCCATTGTTCCAGTCCGGGCACCTCGTCCCGCTCGCCTTCGCCGGAGTCGCCCTCGTCGTGGGCGCCTGCGCCTCGCGCGTCCGCGGCGTGCTTCTTCCGAATGCGCACGgtggagccggcgccggcgccaccccTGCCGCGACCGCCACGGAGCGCGGTATCAAGCCGACCCTTTCGGTGTCCCTCGCCGCCATCTGCCTCGTCCTCGTTGCCCCTTGGCGCCTCGCGGTCGGCATCCTCGACGCGCCATCGCAGCGCCTCCTTGCTCCGCTCGCCACCGTGcccgtcgtcggcgtcgccgctgccaccgtgGTCGGCACCACGATCCTCGTCCTCCGCTTCCGCAAGGCGAAACATGCGGCCGCGACGCCGGACGCTGCCACGACGCCGGCCACGGAACGCTCCCACAAGATGGTCATGGTTACGGCCTTGGCGGTTgccttcttcctcgccgtcccgctcgtcgtcgtcgtcgacgcatGTCCGCGTCGTGTCTTCGGCTGCGCCTGTTGA
- the LOC4340418 gene encoding uncharacterized protein, with translation MASAPTAAACFGLLVAMWAIGLVSYLDQFLGALMSSARALPPLDVAVEVVMAVAAIGSLNTAMASIYFRVYNGRAAAANRRMLDGACFAVWASASVLLHLIFFLQPGAMDGADQDLLPLAAAVVRALLPASAAVTFFASIILIYAYLRSGGAGAGTGTSVKLLTKVTNSAALVTIVLSLVVAAIVVFYSE, from the coding sequence ATGGCGAGCGCCCCTACGGCCGCCGCCTGCTTCGGGTTGCTGGTGGCGATGTGGGCCATCGGATTGGTCTCCTACCTCGACCAGTTCTTGGGTGCCCTGATGAGCTCCGCTCGAGCTCTGCCGCCGCTCGACGTTGCTGTGGAGGTggtgatggcggtggcggcgatcggCTCCCTCAACACCGCCATGGCGTCCATCTACTTCCGTGTCTACAACGGCCGCGCCGCAGCTGCGAACAGGCGGATGCTGGATGGTGCGTGCTTCGCCGTGTGGGCGTCGGCCAgcgtcctcctccacctcatcttcttcctccagccgggCGCCATGGACGGCGCTGATCAAGATCTGctacctctcgccgccgccgtcgtccgcgccCTCCTTCCAGCTTCTGCGGCGGTGACGTTCTTCGCCTCCATCATCCTCATCTACGCGTATCTCcgtagcggcggcgccggcgccggcaccggtACCTCCGTGAAGCTCCTCACCAAGGTGACCAACTCGGCTGCGCTTGTCACGATTGTTCTTagcctcgtcgtcgctgccatCGTTGTCTTCTACTCCGAGTAA